In a genomic window of Arachnia rubra:
- a CDS encoding Ig-like domain-containing protein, whose translation MALVTRRRVETALVGLVALSLGVLALIHRGVPAADVELNDGGVWVTNQTQRLVGHLNHESQTIDGAIRPSASSFDVTQSAGNVLVRSADSVQPVDVASVAFLGEAGVAGVLVAHGGDEVLFADQSEGRIWATDTRGAAGFSLTAEPLLKGLDTPRVAVGTDGTGYVLTAEGQLRTVTGTDSEATVREQGQKVNGRLSDSAQLTVVGDKVAVLDGTTLTVDGRAVEDPGFEGGIVQQPSGPSSMVVVATPSELIKVEIASGRITRESISSGKPVAPVQLQGCIHALWAESGYYMRDCGGRDYEKTQHPELASAKQPVFRTNRKVVVINDEVTGDVFLPLKQMAKVNNWEQVESQLEDEKQKKDPEETEKSQTREFSEEQHPPQAVDDDLGARPGTATVLPVLMNDIDQDGDVLTAVLRDVPEGVKLSLAKEGRAIRIEVPADAKGPITFTYQAFDGVDVSNVATVTVNLRSENENSAPRRVRDSQVNISERASASYSVLADWVDPDGDPIYLQQASAENSLEMTWRPDGYVSLKDLGKGGPGHRAVNLTVSDGRDAATGELAAQVSPGSTNSPPVANNDHYVATVGQAITLEPRSNDTDADSDELKLVEVSAAPADTEIKPDYQAGTIRFVASKPGNYTLVYGITDGPNNAKGRIRVDVVDPNSSGLQPVPENDLGLLPSNGSVSINALENDFDPAGGVLAIQGVSQADAPGLNIEVVKHSQLRITAPAGIDTPQSFTYTVSNGHESATAKVLVIPKEPPATVQSPVATPDSTNVRVGDLVTVPVLSNDYSPADLDLSLAPELDVRSDPALGEFFISDGMVRFRAGSEAGTAEAIYTVRDSQGNPASTTVTINIRAMDVRNEQPAPKQLDSRTFAGSSVRIPVPLDGIDPDGDSVTLGGLGGQVPKLGAVKVEGNYLVYEAAKGVSGTDTFTYRVLDRFGAEGEGVIRVGVVPPPAANQPPVAVADEVSARPSTRLEIPALANDIDPDGDQLQLVKGSAAATDSSWEPKAQTRGQRIVVVTPPEEGVYHLYYTITDGGGVSDRGVVTVRVDSKVSPRAPVANDDVVPAAKIAGTDQVEVPVLENDSDPDGVVSELKVTAESPATVKGGNGHGAGL comes from the coding sequence ATGGCTCTGGTCACGCGCAGGCGCGTCGAGACCGCGCTGGTTGGTCTCGTCGCGCTTTCCCTCGGGGTTCTCGCCCTGATTCACCGGGGAGTGCCTGCGGCTGATGTCGAACTCAACGACGGCGGGGTGTGGGTCACGAATCAGACGCAGCGACTGGTCGGGCACCTCAACCACGAGTCACAGACGATCGACGGGGCGATCCGGCCCTCGGCCAGTTCCTTCGATGTCACCCAGTCGGCTGGGAACGTTCTCGTGCGCAGTGCCGACAGCGTCCAGCCGGTGGATGTGGCCTCGGTCGCCTTCCTGGGCGAGGCCGGAGTCGCTGGGGTTCTCGTGGCTCATGGCGGGGACGAGGTGCTCTTCGCTGATCAGAGTGAGGGACGCATCTGGGCCACCGACACCCGGGGGGCCGCGGGCTTCAGCCTCACAGCCGAGCCGCTCTTGAAGGGGCTGGACACACCTCGGGTAGCCGTCGGCACAGACGGCACCGGGTACGTCCTGACCGCCGAGGGTCAGCTGCGCACCGTCACGGGAACCGATTCTGAGGCAACGGTCAGGGAACAGGGCCAGAAGGTGAATGGGAGGCTGTCGGACTCAGCCCAGCTCACGGTAGTCGGTGACAAGGTAGCCGTGCTGGACGGCACCACGTTGACCGTGGACGGGCGCGCAGTCGAGGATCCCGGGTTCGAGGGAGGCATCGTCCAGCAGCCATCAGGACCCTCCAGCATGGTCGTGGTCGCGACCCCGTCGGAGCTGATCAAGGTGGAGATCGCCTCAGGCAGGATCACCCGGGAGAGCATCTCGAGTGGTAAGCCCGTCGCACCGGTCCAGCTGCAGGGCTGTATCCATGCGCTGTGGGCGGAGTCGGGCTACTACATGCGTGACTGCGGTGGCAGAGATTATGAGAAGACCCAGCATCCCGAGCTGGCCTCGGCCAAACAGCCGGTGTTCCGCACCAACCGCAAGGTGGTCGTCATCAATGACGAGGTCACCGGCGATGTCTTCCTGCCCCTGAAGCAGATGGCCAAGGTGAACAACTGGGAACAGGTCGAGTCCCAGCTGGAGGACGAGAAACAAAAGAAGGACCCCGAGGAGACTGAGAAGTCCCAGACCCGTGAGTTCTCGGAGGAACAACACCCGCCACAGGCCGTGGACGATGATCTGGGAGCCAGGCCGGGGACCGCGACGGTGCTCCCCGTCCTGATGAATGACATAGACCAGGATGGCGATGTGCTGACGGCGGTGCTGCGGGATGTGCCCGAGGGGGTGAAGCTCTCACTCGCCAAGGAGGGACGTGCGATCCGTATCGAGGTGCCTGCGGACGCGAAGGGGCCGATCACCTTCACCTACCAGGCCTTCGATGGCGTGGATGTCTCGAATGTCGCCACGGTCACGGTGAACCTCCGCTCAGAGAACGAGAACTCGGCGCCTCGCAGGGTGCGTGACAGCCAGGTCAACATCAGCGAGCGGGCCTCCGCCAGCTACTCGGTGCTTGCGGACTGGGTGGATCCGGACGGCGACCCTATCTACCTCCAGCAAGCCAGCGCGGAGAACAGCCTTGAGATGACGTGGCGGCCTGATGGGTATGTGTCCCTGAAGGACCTGGGCAAGGGCGGACCCGGGCACCGCGCAGTGAACCTGACCGTGTCCGATGGACGTGACGCGGCCACCGGTGAGCTGGCTGCGCAGGTGTCCCCGGGATCCACGAACTCCCCACCCGTGGCCAACAACGACCATTACGTCGCTACGGTGGGGCAGGCGATCACCCTGGAACCGCGCAGCAACGACACGGACGCCGACTCCGATGAGTTGAAACTCGTCGAGGTCTCCGCCGCCCCGGCGGACACCGAGATAAAACCCGACTACCAGGCGGGGACGATCCGTTTTGTGGCCTCGAAGCCAGGGAACTACACCTTGGTCTATGGGATCACGGACGGCCCGAATAATGCGAAGGGGCGCATCCGGGTGGACGTGGTAGACCCGAACTCCTCGGGTCTGCAGCCTGTGCCTGAGAACGATCTGGGGCTGCTGCCCTCCAACGGCTCCGTGTCCATCAACGCCCTCGAGAATGACTTCGACCCGGCGGGCGGGGTGCTGGCCATCCAGGGGGTCTCCCAGGCCGATGCCCCAGGGCTCAACATCGAGGTAGTCAAGCACTCCCAGTTACGGATCACCGCCCCGGCTGGGATCGACACGCCGCAGAGCTTCACGTACACGGTGAGCAATGGTCATGAGTCCGCCACCGCGAAGGTGCTGGTGATCCCGAAGGAACCGCCGGCCACGGTCCAGTCACCAGTGGCCACGCCAGACAGTACGAACGTACGGGTCGGTGACCTGGTGACTGTGCCCGTGCTGAGCAACGACTACTCCCCGGCGGACCTTGACCTGTCCCTGGCACCGGAGCTCGACGTTCGCTCGGACCCGGCGCTCGGCGAGTTCTTCATCTCCGACGGTATGGTCCGGTTCCGGGCAGGAAGCGAAGCCGGTACCGCGGAGGCGATCTACACTGTTCGTGACTCGCAGGGCAATCCGGCCTCGACCACGGTGACCATCAACATCCGTGCCATGGATGTGCGTAATGAGCAGCCGGCGCCCAAACAGCTCGACTCCAGGACCTTCGCGGGCTCCTCGGTGCGGATACCGGTGCCTCTAGACGGCATCGACCCTGACGGTGACTCGGTCACGCTGGGCGGGCTTGGAGGGCAGGTGCCGAAGCTCGGGGCTGTGAAGGTGGAGGGGAACTACCTCGTCTACGAAGCGGCGAAAGGGGTTTCGGGAACCGACACCTTCACCTACCGCGTGCTCGACCGTTTCGGGGCTGAGGGCGAGGGGGTGATCCGCGTCGGCGTGGTACCACCGCCAGCTGCCAACCAGCCGCCTGTCGCTGTCGCCGATGAGGTGTCGGCGCGCCCGTCGACCCGGCTGGAGATCCCGGCCCTGGCCAACGACATCGACCCCGACGGTGACCAGCTACAGCTGGTGAAGGGCTCGGCCGCTGCGACTGACAGCAGTTGGGAGCCGAAGGCGCAGACTAGGGGACAACGGATCGTCGTGGTCACTCCTCCTGAGGAGGGGGTCTATCACCTGTACTACACGATCACCGACGGCGGCGGTGTCTCCGACCGGGGCGTGGTCACGGTCAGGGTTGATTCCAAAGTCTCGCCCAGAGCGCCCGTGGCGAATGATGACGTCGTCCCGGCCGCGAAGATCGCAGGGACCGACCAGGTCGAGGTGCCTGTGCTCGAGAATGACTCCGACCCGGACGGGGTGGTCTCCGAATTGAAGGTCACGGCCGAGTCCCCAGCCACGGTCAAGGGGGGGAACGGTCACGGTGCCGGTCTCTGA
- a CDS encoding transglutaminase family protein — MSPPPLNLQEYPSPLTKYRLYELNQKDDVLFTVSGTPAGGRLRLAVMDEWNGVVFNVSQNSGEYLRVGRELPWPPDVATQESVISAQAYDDVWVPAFGEPSRIEFDGEQASRQAHGLYLNRATRQALTTARIGDGSSLRVSGVAAIPLSDSQRDRISGAGIGAAPLARVDRVPEVLVKNATDWTQGAASSYQQLTMIEQKLHTEGFYSDGSDNRSRAGHTSERLAYMFNQDQWVGDDEQYAAAMALMATELGIPVRVVMGFYPAADVDVTDGWKVRGTEAHVWVEAFLDGAGWVTFDPTPDRDRLPDSESTQPRPKPKPRVEPPPSPPEHVEDETVVADQQEVEFDDPKEQAQDWVQIAIMVAIGAGGVLVLLSPLIVIALIKARRAFKRRRRGKTADQVAGAWDEVVDRARDLGFVAVANHTRRESANSLQERYRDLPIRATADKIDSSVFGPSEPEITARDSVWEQAGKLKSSLLATKPWYARPAALFSLKSLKRAGVEAQRRSRRLWLRRQGGANGNSTALQAAGEPRK, encoded by the coding sequence ATGTCGCCCCCCCCCTTGAACCTGCAGGAGTATCCGAGCCCGCTCACCAAGTACAGGTTGTATGAGCTCAACCAGAAGGACGATGTGCTGTTCACCGTCTCTGGGACGCCAGCCGGCGGGCGGCTCCGGCTGGCTGTGATGGACGAGTGGAACGGCGTGGTCTTCAATGTCTCGCAGAACAGTGGAGAGTATCTGCGTGTGGGGCGTGAACTGCCATGGCCGCCGGATGTGGCCACCCAGGAATCCGTGATCTCAGCACAGGCCTACGACGACGTCTGGGTGCCGGCCTTCGGCGAGCCGTCCCGTATCGAGTTCGACGGGGAGCAGGCCAGCAGGCAGGCGCACGGGCTCTACCTCAATCGCGCTACCCGGCAGGCTCTCACCACTGCGAGGATCGGCGATGGCAGTTCGCTGCGGGTGTCGGGGGTGGCAGCCATCCCGCTCAGCGACTCCCAGCGTGACCGGATCAGCGGGGCAGGCATCGGTGCGGCGCCTCTGGCGCGGGTGGACAGGGTTCCGGAAGTACTGGTCAAGAACGCCACGGATTGGACCCAGGGGGCGGCCAGCTCGTACCAGCAGCTGACGATGATCGAGCAGAAGCTTCACACCGAGGGCTTCTACTCGGACGGTTCCGACAACCGTTCCCGGGCCGGGCACACCTCGGAACGTCTCGCCTACATGTTCAACCAGGACCAGTGGGTCGGCGATGACGAGCAGTACGCGGCCGCCATGGCCTTGATGGCCACGGAACTCGGGATTCCTGTGCGGGTCGTGATGGGTTTCTATCCGGCGGCTGACGTCGATGTGACCGATGGCTGGAAGGTGCGCGGCACGGAGGCACACGTCTGGGTGGAGGCTTTCCTGGACGGTGCGGGCTGGGTCACCTTCGATCCCACTCCCGACCGCGACCGTCTGCCTGACTCGGAGAGCACACAACCCCGGCCGAAGCCGAAACCCCGGGTGGAGCCGCCGCCGAGCCCTCCTGAGCACGTCGAGGATGAGACCGTCGTGGCTGACCAGCAGGAGGTCGAATTCGATGACCCCAAGGAGCAGGCCCAGGACTGGGTGCAGATTGCGATCATGGTCGCGATTGGTGCCGGAGGGGTTTTGGTTCTCCTGTCGCCTCTGATCGTGATTGCCCTCATCAAGGCGAGGCGGGCATTCAAGCGTCGCCGGCGGGGAAAAACAGCAGATCAGGTGGCGGGCGCCTGGGATGAGGTGGTGGACCGGGCCAGGGACCTTGGTTTTGTCGCCGTCGCGAACCACACCCGGCGGGAATCCGCCAATTCCCTCCAGGAGAGGTACCGGGATCTTCCCATCAGGGCCACGGCCGACAAGATCGACTCCTCTGTTTTCGGCCCGTCAGAACCTGAAATCACCGCGCGGGACTCTGTTTGGGAACAGGCCGGAAAACTCAAGAGTTCACTCCTGGCGACCAAGCCTTGGTACGCTCGGCCCGCTGCTTTATTCTCTCTCAAATCGTTGAAGCGGGCTGGGGTGGAAGCGCAGCGACGTTCCCGGAGGCTGTGGTTACGTAGGCAAGGCGGTGCGAATGGCAATTCGACCGCTCTACAAGCCGCCGGAGAACCGAGGAAATGA
- a CDS encoding DUF58 domain-containing protein — MPESSASAAVSRSSLPMRALRRVLGLRPIASVTPLGWALLAGAVVAGIPGWLFGWLEFRALSVMCLVAMTVAVLSVLGRREHEVLFELSRPRVQVGDVATGELQVRSAGGKASGSATLEFPVGGEVASFRVPALGPGQVHREPFSIPARRRGVILLGPVRSAMTDPLAAVSRKKLLSGTSELFVHPRIVRVEAGAIGFLRDIEGIATQNLSSSDVSFHALREYVPGDDRRSVHWRTTARTGKLMVRQFEETMRAHLLILLSTVENDYATPEDFELAVSTAGSLGVSALREERQVSLCTSTGEIPIPNAMGLLDRLAGVELREQGHDLRELALKYGSVPGVSVTAFITGSSAPAALRSAQLALPPGVFPFAVRCLGHEELARRKVGDLVILDVPQLDDLRPAVRSLA; from the coding sequence GTGCCTGAGTCCTCCGCCTCAGCAGCTGTTTCCCGGTCGTCCTTGCCGATGCGGGCTCTGCGACGTGTCCTGGGACTGCGTCCCATCGCCTCGGTGACCCCGCTGGGGTGGGCGTTGCTGGCCGGTGCGGTGGTGGCCGGGATCCCGGGTTGGTTGTTCGGCTGGCTGGAGTTCCGGGCCTTGTCGGTGATGTGCCTGGTCGCGATGACCGTCGCGGTCCTGTCGGTGCTGGGTAGGCGTGAGCACGAGGTGCTGTTTGAGTTGTCGCGCCCACGGGTGCAGGTTGGTGATGTGGCAACGGGAGAGTTACAGGTGCGGTCGGCCGGCGGGAAGGCATCGGGCTCGGCGACCCTTGAGTTCCCCGTGGGCGGGGAGGTCGCATCTTTCAGAGTCCCGGCCCTTGGACCTGGGCAGGTGCATCGGGAACCGTTCTCGATCCCGGCCCGCCGCCGGGGCGTGATCCTGCTGGGGCCTGTGCGGTCCGCTATGACCGATCCGCTGGCCGCGGTTAGTCGCAAGAAGCTGCTCTCCGGGACCAGCGAGCTGTTCGTCCACCCACGGATTGTGCGGGTGGAGGCCGGGGCCATAGGTTTCCTGCGGGACATCGAAGGGATCGCGACGCAGAACCTCTCCTCCTCCGATGTGTCCTTTCATGCGTTGCGTGAATACGTGCCAGGCGATGACCGGCGTTCCGTGCACTGGCGCACCACAGCCCGCACGGGCAAGCTGATGGTGCGCCAGTTCGAGGAGACGATGCGTGCTCATCTGCTGATCCTGCTCTCCACGGTCGAGAACGACTACGCAACGCCAGAGGACTTCGAGCTCGCGGTCTCCACCGCCGGGTCCCTTGGGGTCTCGGCGCTCCGGGAGGAACGCCAGGTCAGTCTCTGTACCTCGACGGGGGAGATCCCAATCCCGAACGCCATGGGTCTGCTGGACCGGCTGGCCGGGGTAGAGCTGAGGGAGCAAGGCCACGACCTGCGGGAGCTCGCCCTGAAGTACGGGTCGGTCCCGGGCGTCTCGGTCACCGCTTTCATCACCGGCTCCTCCGCCCCGGCGGCGCTGCGCTCTGCTCAGCTGGCCCTGCCGCCAGGGGTGTTCCCGTTCGCGGTGCGCTGCCTGGGCCATGAGGAACTGGCCAGGCGGAAGGTCGGGGACCTGGTGATCCTGGACGTGCCGCAGCTGGATGACCTGCGTCCGGCCGTCAGGAGCCTGGCATGA
- a CDS encoding AAA family ATPase: MTMNPEQAAFFADTFARLTDNVGQALLGKAPVIRLALTCMLAEGHLLLEDAPGTGKTALARAIAASVHGSHNRIQFTPDLLPSDITGITMYDQSTSRWTFHHGPIFSSIVLADEINRASPKTQSALLEVMEESQVTVDGQRYPTERPFMVIATQNPVEQAGTYRLPEAQLDRFLMKTSVGYPDTEAAIHVLAGSSQPDRSRQLNPVLAQQAVAEMIDSVRDNYVDNSVLHYAQKLVEATRDDDDTSMGVSTRGAIAMVRAARVWAAAHGRNYVLPDDIKELAAPVWTHRLIMSPEAEFAGVGPTDVIARVLTLVEAPTNRMNA, from the coding sequence ATGACCATGAACCCGGAACAGGCCGCTTTCTTCGCGGACACCTTCGCGCGGCTGACTGACAACGTCGGTCAGGCGTTGCTAGGCAAGGCCCCGGTGATCCGCCTGGCGCTGACCTGCATGCTGGCGGAGGGGCATCTATTGCTTGAGGACGCGCCGGGCACCGGGAAGACCGCCCTGGCCAGGGCGATCGCGGCCTCGGTGCACGGCAGCCACAATCGAATCCAGTTCACCCCGGATCTCCTGCCCTCCGACATCACGGGCATCACCATGTACGACCAGTCCACGTCGCGCTGGACCTTCCACCACGGCCCCATCTTCAGCTCGATCGTGCTGGCCGACGAGATCAACCGGGCCTCACCGAAGACGCAGTCAGCGCTGCTGGAGGTGATGGAGGAATCCCAGGTCACAGTGGACGGCCAACGCTACCCGACCGAGCGGCCGTTCATGGTCATTGCGACCCAGAACCCCGTCGAGCAGGCGGGCACCTACCGGCTGCCCGAGGCGCAGCTCGACCGTTTCCTGATGAAGACATCGGTGGGCTATCCCGACACGGAGGCCGCGATCCATGTGCTCGCCGGCTCTTCGCAGCCTGACCGCTCCCGGCAGCTCAACCCGGTACTCGCCCAGCAGGCCGTGGCGGAGATGATCGACTCGGTCCGTGACAACTACGTGGACAACTCGGTCCTGCACTATGCGCAGAAACTCGTGGAGGCCACCCGGGACGACGATGACACCTCGATGGGCGTCTCCACCCGCGGAGCCATCGCGATGGTCCGGGCCGCGCGGGTGTGGGCGGCTGCCCACGGCCGCAACTACGTCCTGCCCGACGACATCAAGGAGCTTGCCGCGCCGGTGTGGACGCATCGGCTCATCATGTCCCCGGAGGCCGAGTTCGCCGGGGTGGGGCCCACCGACGTGATAGCCCGGGTCCTGACCCTGGTGGAGGCTCCCACGAACCGGATGAACGCCTAA
- a CDS encoding helix-turn-helix domain-containing protein, with amino-acid sequence MLPPFSRSALTQQMAAARSRAGLSIRRAAAIAEVPASTAQGWLEGRHLPTPSLMPQFMKLLRALQLVTVQDEAAWAEAIDRMRRSSVVVEPPYVGLRPYTTAESGLFMGRERTLEELLTACAEAEPPPGGDTDRGIWHGQVVASRSWAHRARHGPGRPTVQSDSRAAKGARPPHLEGAPGGEPAGRRPV; translated from the coding sequence ATGCTCCCTCCTTTCAGCCGCAGCGCCCTGACGCAGCAGATGGCAGCGGCACGGAGCCGGGCTGGCCTGTCTATCCGGCGCGCCGCCGCGATAGCTGAGGTCCCCGCCTCGACCGCCCAGGGATGGCTGGAGGGCAGGCATCTGCCCACCCCGTCGCTCATGCCGCAGTTCATGAAACTGCTGCGCGCTCTGCAACTCGTCACGGTTCAAGACGAGGCGGCCTGGGCAGAGGCAATCGACCGGATGCGCCGTTCCAGCGTCGTCGTGGAACCCCCCTATGTCGGCCTGCGGCCCTACACGACCGCGGAGTCCGGCCTCTTCATGGGACGAGAACGCACCCTGGAGGAGCTTCTGACGGCCTGTGCCGAGGCGGAACCCCCCCCGGGTGGTGACACTGATCGGGGCATCTGGCACGGGCAAGTCGTCGCTTCTCGCAGCTGGGCTCATCGGGCGCGGCACGGCCCCGGACGGCCCACTGTCCAGTCTGATTCCCGCGCAGCTAAGGGTGCGCGACCTCCTCACCTGGAAGGTGCCCCCGGAGGCGAGCCTGCTGGTCGTCGACCAGTTTGA
- a CDS encoding fibronectin type III domain-containing protein, with translation MPVSDERQIVLYTITDADGLSSRAAIVVPGRAAVPPAINTSRGQARVKAGEPLNIRFQDWVVTRPGRTARLTSVDSVLAGPGGSAEAGNNGVKVVDDQTIEFTPDKSFAGQTTVSFEVTDGQSMDDPQALKSKLSLSVIVEGDGQQPPQLRPTQLRVAPGEPAQQISLSAMVTDPNPGDNDTMTYSLVSTDGPVQASVSGQELTISVPTGTPVGASASVVVQAHDGSTEPVNMTIPVTVIASTRPPMTVSEVVERDGRVGNPVSFDLSRLVTNPFADSGGEITLVGSPQVRGSATVSAEGRTLTITPTDPGTGADSVDDVLVSYRVADATNDPSRERTGIIRIVVKDVPRAPTAVTAQYVSSQTARVSWTHAGWRGATPKGFTVFWRGGSKTCGLQTTCDIPGLANSGRYTFTVKAEVEESDLNSRSPQSAPSNEILVDALPSKPSAPVPAFGDQQISLAWDAATVPGGGSPVTRYTVTMYPGGQKQETTATSLTWTGLTNGQAYTFTVTAHNRLTDENSQLTPPTSDESRAETPAGAPSDQGEPKVTMDTSSSSVKPRANITWSPPGNPNGDSNFRYVVTDENGREVCPEQQSTTCTTPMDPSTETVTFTVRSTNKSGQWSAPSPASNAVRAFQPPGAPTRFSLKPTGKGNEVQFDFGAASGNGVKESEITYRWSAGGHSGTVKPGTTVVTSSAFQLGQSVTVRLVAVANVLGQTSEGEAATATVTAYGPPQAPVVSSEGGVEQASLRWQVPGSSNGARVKQVEITTTVKAEGKDAKTDTWTTDDLSGSVDKGDGRKQNVCVKARAQNEHGVWSEYSSESCASTWGDKKATLTRDDSYNCQGQGWGCLKVTVQNWEPGETTCKLPSPRRHDDDEKIKIRVRRIDPSGNGASDPFPADLLSEGYGDGKDVTGECK, from the coding sequence GTGCCGGTCTCTGACGAACGGCAGATCGTGCTGTACACCATCACCGATGCCGACGGACTGTCTTCGCGTGCCGCCATCGTGGTTCCCGGAAGGGCAGCCGTTCCACCCGCCATCAACACCAGCAGGGGACAGGCTCGTGTCAAGGCGGGTGAGCCCCTGAACATCAGATTCCAGGACTGGGTGGTCACCCGCCCTGGGCGCACTGCACGCCTGACCAGCGTCGACTCGGTGCTCGCTGGCCCGGGAGGAAGCGCTGAGGCTGGCAACAATGGCGTCAAGGTGGTGGATGACCAGACCATAGAGTTCACCCCCGACAAGAGTTTCGCGGGTCAGACGACGGTGTCCTTCGAGGTCACCGACGGTCAATCCATGGATGACCCGCAGGCCTTGAAGAGCAAACTCAGCCTGAGCGTCATCGTCGAGGGCGACGGGCAGCAGCCACCGCAGCTCAGACCCACCCAGCTCCGGGTTGCCCCCGGCGAGCCTGCCCAGCAGATTTCGCTGAGTGCCATGGTTACGGACCCGAATCCGGGGGACAACGACACGATGACCTACTCTCTGGTGAGCACAGATGGCCCAGTTCAGGCCAGCGTGTCGGGGCAGGAGCTCACCATCTCCGTGCCCACAGGCACACCGGTCGGCGCCTCGGCCTCCGTGGTCGTCCAGGCGCATGACGGGTCGACGGAGCCGGTGAACATGACCATCCCGGTCACCGTGATCGCATCTACGCGGCCACCTATGACGGTTTCTGAGGTGGTTGAACGCGACGGGAGGGTGGGGAACCCCGTTTCCTTTGACCTGTCGAGGCTGGTTACGAACCCCTTCGCGGATTCGGGTGGGGAGATCACCCTGGTGGGCAGCCCCCAGGTGCGCGGGTCGGCCACGGTGAGCGCGGAGGGCAGGACTCTCACAATCACGCCAACAGACCCAGGGACAGGGGCGGATTCCGTGGACGATGTCCTGGTCTCCTACCGCGTGGCGGATGCCACCAACGATCCTTCGCGGGAGCGCACAGGCATCATCCGGATCGTTGTCAAGGACGTGCCCAGGGCGCCGACCGCCGTGACAGCCCAGTATGTGAGTTCCCAGACGGCGCGGGTCTCCTGGACCCATGCCGGCTGGCGGGGCGCCACCCCGAAGGGGTTCACGGTTTTCTGGCGTGGCGGTAGCAAGACCTGCGGGCTCCAGACCACCTGCGACATCCCAGGGCTGGCGAACAGCGGGCGCTACACGTTCACGGTCAAGGCCGAGGTGGAGGAGTCTGACCTGAACTCCCGCAGCCCGCAGTCCGCGCCGAGCAACGAGATCCTGGTGGACGCACTCCCGTCCAAACCCTCCGCCCCCGTCCCCGCCTTCGGCGACCAGCAGATCTCCCTTGCCTGGGATGCCGCGACGGTCCCGGGCGGCGGCTCGCCGGTCACCCGGTACACCGTCACGATGTACCCCGGCGGGCAGAAGCAGGAGACCACCGCGACTAGCCTCACGTGGACGGGTCTGACGAACGGGCAGGCCTACACGTTCACGGTCACAGCCCACAACCGGTTGACGGACGAAAACAGCCAGCTCACCCCGCCCACCAGTGATGAGTCACGCGCGGAGACCCCCGCGGGCGCTCCGTCAGACCAGGGGGAGCCGAAGGTGACTATGGACACGAGTTCGAGTTCGGTCAAACCCAGGGCGAACATCACGTGGTCCCCACCCGGGAATCCCAATGGCGACTCGAATTTCCGGTATGTGGTAACCGATGAGAATGGCCGGGAGGTGTGCCCGGAGCAGCAGTCCACCACCTGCACGACGCCGATGGACCCGTCCACCGAGACGGTGACGTTCACGGTGCGCTCCACCAACAAGTCCGGTCAGTGGTCGGCCCCCTCGCCCGCGTCGAACGCCGTGCGTGCCTTCCAGCCGCCGGGGGCACCCACCAGGTTCTCCCTGAAGCCGACCGGCAAGGGCAACGAGGTGCAGTTCGACTTCGGGGCCGCCTCGGGCAACGGGGTCAAGGAGAGCGAGATCACCTACCGCTGGAGCGCTGGGGGGCATTCCGGCACGGTCAAGCCGGGGACGACGGTGGTGACCAGCTCTGCCTTCCAGTTGGGGCAATCGGTCACCGTCCGGCTCGTCGCTGTCGCGAATGTCCTCGGCCAGACCTCCGAAGGGGAGGCGGCGACCGCCACCGTGACGGCCTACGGCCCGCCCCAGGCACCCGTCGTCAGCAGTGAGGGTGGGGTGGAGCAGGCCTCCCTGCGCTGGCAGGTTCCCGGCTCCAGCAACGGGGCCCGTGTCAAGCAGGTCGAGATCACCACCACGGTCAAGGCTGAGGGCAAAGACGCCAAGACCGATACCTGGACGACAGACGACCTGTCGGGTTCCGTGGACAAGGGCGACGGACGCAAGCAGAATGTCTGTGTGAAAGCCCGGGCCCAGAACGAACACGGCGTCTGGAGTGAGTATTCCAGCGAGTCCTGCGCCTCGACCTGGGGAGACAAGAAGGCGACCCTCACCAGGGATGACTCATACAACTGCCAGGGCCAGGGGTGGGGATGCCTTAAAGTCACAGTGCAGAACTGGGAACCTGGTGAGACAACCTGCAAACTTCCTAGCCCCAGGCGGCACGACGATGATGAAAAAATAAAGATCAGGGTTCGCAGGATCGACCCCAGCGGCAACGGGGCGAGTGATCCATTCCCGGCTGATTTGTTATCCGAGGGCTATGGCGATGGCAAAGATGTCACTGGCGAGTGCAAGTGA